The sequence TATTAACTCACACTGACCGGGGCGCCAGTATTAAGTGACAAACACAATCATAGGTCTATTTTATTATAACTAATATATAGTGTCAAGGTTTTTTAATATTTTATTTAATAGTTAATTTTCTCTAAAATCAATCCATGAGCAGGTGCTGTAGGTCCAGCCTTCTTTCTATCTTTAGATAGTAATATATCTCTAACCTCTTTAGGCCTTATCTTACCCAAGCCTACTCGAACCAAAGTACCTACAATAATACGTACCATATTATACAAAAATCCATTACCATGGATATTTAAAACTATAAGATCTTCCTTATATTCCATATTTATATCAAAAATTTTACGAATTGGACTTTGAGCATTGCAGCCAGACGATCGAAAAGATGTAAAATCATGCTCTCCAATTAAATATTTTAATCCTTCTTCCATCTTTAATAAATCTAATTCATTATAAATATGATATGCATAATTTCGGTAAAATGGAGACGGATATTTGTTGTTATATATTTGATATTTATATAATTTATCTTTAGTATTATAACGAGCATGAAAATTATTATTCATTTCACAAGCATCTAGTATTACAACATCATCAGGCAATTTAGTATTTAACGCTAAAGAAAATCTTTCAGTAGGAATCGAAGAGTCTAAGTTAAAATTAAATACTTGTCCTCGTGCATGTACTTTCGAATCTGTTCTACTAGCTCCTATAATCTTAACATCCTGCTTAATTAATCTTTTTATTGCATTTTCAATAACTTCTTGGACTGTTATAGCATTATCTTGACGTTGAAAACCATGATAATTACTTCCATCATAAGCAACAATACATTTTAAATTCCTCATTTAATTCACTCCATCATAGAAGGATAGCTATTAAAAGCAAATAAACAATACTAATAAATGTTACTATATAATCTTTTCTAGTTAAAAACAAGACATTCATTCTACTACGAT is a genomic window of Orenia marismortui DSM 5156 containing:
- the truA gene encoding tRNA pseudouridine(38-40) synthase TruA, with the protein product MRNLKCIVAYDGSNYHGFQRQDNAITVQEVIENAIKRLIKQDVKIIGASRTDSKVHARGQVFNFNLDSSIPTERFSLALNTKLPDDVVILDACEMNNNFHARYNTKDKLYKYQIYNNKYPSPFYRNYAYHIYNELDLLKMEEGLKYLIGEHDFTSFRSSGCNAQSPIRKIFDINMEYKEDLIVLNIHGNGFLYNMVRIIVGTLVRVGLGKIRPKEVRDILLSKDRKKAGPTAPAHGLILEKINY